TCAAAGTCTCACAATAACTGACTCACTTCACTCTATCTAGGGTTACATATAGAAAAAAACGATGATGCTTATTTGAATTGATAAAAAATCATGGGGTATAGTGCTGAAGTGATGATTTTTTGGGAATCTTAAATAGTTGGTTTGGCTTGAAGTATTAGTTGATTGTGGATATACCCAGGGGCTATTTACCTATGCAATTCCGCCGGAATTAACAGTGGTCTCTGGGGATATTGTGTCGGTGGGATTTGGGGCACAGCAGGTGGGAGCGATCGCCATTCGTTTGACCCCAGACCCGCCCCAGGGACTTGATCCCCAGCAAATTCGTCCGATTACTGGCATTATTGCCCGGGGTTTTTTTTCAGCCCATTACTGGCAGCTACTTTTGCAAGTTGCTGACTACTACCAAAGCGATGTAATGACTGTGGTGCGCTTGGCGTTGCCTCCTGGTCTTTTGCGGCGATCGCAGCCCCGGGTACGATTGCTCAAAACAGCGCTTAATGCCCATGACCTAGAGCCATTGTCTGGGCCCGCCCAGCAGCTCCTTGACTTACTCCAACGGGGATCTGGAAAAGACTACAGCGTGCGCCACCTCCAGAGACAGGTCAAATCTGTCTATCGAGGCATCCAAGAATTAGAAAAATGGGGCCTGGTGGAGCGGTATTTGGCCGCGCCCCAGGTGGTACGGGGGCAACGGCGTAAATCTGTCACCTACGTGGGAGAACAGGAGGGGATCACGAAGCGGCAACGGGAAATTTTAATGGTGTTGCGCTACGGGGGGGGTGAAATGTGGCTGGCCGAACTGGTAGGAACCGCCAAAACTACCGCTGCCACGGTGGAAAAACTAGAAAAATTGGGTTGTGTCACGATCGCCGCACGAGAAAAACTACGACTCCACCAGGCGCCAGAGCATCATCGAGATTGCCCTAAAATCCTCACGACAGCCCAGCAGAGAGCCTTACAGACCATTCAAAAGATTCAGGGTTATGGTGAAGTGCTCCTCCATGGGGTAACAGGTTCGGGAAAAACAGAGGTCTACCTCCAGGCGATCGCCCCGGTGCTAACCCAGCAAAAATCTGCCCTCGTTTTAGTTCCAGAAATTGGTTTAACTCCCCAGTTAGTAGATCGCTTTCGGGCGAGGTTTGGCGATCGCGTTTTGACCTACCACAGTGGTCTGTCTGACGGAGAACGCTACGACACTTGGCGACAGATGTTGCGACCCGACAGTCAAATCATTATCGGCACTCGCTCTGCGATTTTTGCGCCCCTACCCGATGTGGGGATCATCATCCTCGATGAAGAACATGACAGCAGCTACAAACAGGATCAGCCCGCCCCCTGTTACCATGCCCGTACCGTTGCCCGATGGCGATCGCAACAGGAAAATTGTCCGCTCATCCTCGGTTCGGCCACCCCAGACCTTGATACCTGGGTGCAGTTTCAGGGTCACCCTGATCCTCAGCATCACTACCTTGCCCTACCAGAGCGCGTCCAGGCGCGGCCCCTCCCCCCGGTCACAATTGTGGATATGCGCCACGAGCTACGCCTGGGCAATCGATCTTTGTTTAGTCAATCCCTCCGCCAAGCCCTCGAACGCATTACCCAAACGCAAGAACAGGGTATTTTATTTGTGGCCAGACGTGGTCATAGCACCTTCGTTTCCTGCCGCAGTTGTGGCTATGTGATGGAATGTCCCCATTGTGACGTTTCCCTGTCCTATCACTATGTCCAACCAGGCAGCACCCCCGTCCTGCGTTGCCACTACTGCGACCACACTCAGATTCAACCGAAGCATTGTCCCAGTTGCGAGTCTCCTTATTTCAAATTTTTTGGCAATGGGACCCAAAAAGTGTTTCAGGCGATCGCCCAAGAATTTCCCCAACTCCGTTGTCTGCGCTTCGACAGTGACACCACGAAGCGTAAGGGCGCCCACCGGGATTTACTCGGACAATTTGCCCGGGGGGAAGCGGATATTTTATTGGGCACACAGATGCTGACCAAGGGTTTAGATGTCGCCCAGGTGACCCTAGTGGGGATCATCGCCGCCGATGGGCTGCTGCACCAAAGTGATTTTCGAGCCGCCGAAAGAACCTTTCAAACCCTCACCCAGGTGGCGGGCCGGGCGGGCCGGGGGGCAGAACCAGGCCAAGTCATTTTACAGACCTATTCCCCAGAGCACCCAGTAATCCAAGCAGTCAAAAGCCACGATTATCTGACCTTTGCCCAACGGGAAGTATTGCAACGACAAGAACTAGACTACCCTCCCTTCGGAAAATTAGTACTCTTGCGGTTCAGTGGTGAAAACCAAGATCAGGTGCGCCACACCGCTGAGGCGATCGCCGAACAATGTTTTTCTTTACTAATGCCCGAAGATGAACTGTTGGGACCAGTACCCGCCAATGTTTTGCGGGTGGCACGGCGTTATCGATGGCAAGTGGTGCTGAAATTCCCCCAGGGAAAACAAGTGCTTCCCGATTTAACCTTTTTGCGGGAACTGTGCCCCCGTAATGTAAGCCTCTCGATTAACGTCGACCCGCTTTATCTCGATTAGCCGCTATGCCGTAATCTTCATGCTGATATCCAACCAAGGAGCCCGGGTAATCGTGGCACTGGTGGAAATATAATCAACCCCAGTGAGGGCAACATCTCGCAAGGTTTCTAGGGTGATATTGCCAGAGGCCTCTAGCTTGAGCCGTGGATTTTTGGCCCGTAATTGGGGGATCAACGCAGCCATCTGCGCCACAGCCATATTATCTAACATCAAAATATCAGCCCCTGCCAGCACCGCTTCAAAAGCTTGGTCAGGGGTCTCGGCCTCTACTTCAATGGTTAGGGGATAGGGCATGTTTTGGCGCACTAGGGCGATCGCCTGGGTGATTCCCCCCGCTGCTTGGATATGGTTGTCTTTGATCATCACAGCATCATCTAGGCCGAAGCGGTGATTTTTGCCACCACCCACTTGCACAGCATACTTTTCTAAAAGGCGTAAACCAGGGGTGGTTTTGCGAGTGTCAACCAGTTGAGCCGGGAGATCAGCAATTTTTTCGACATATTTTGCCGTTTCCGTGGCAATCCCCCCCAAGGGCATCAAAATATTCAGGGCCACCCGTTCCCCCATCAGTAAAATATCCAGGGGAGCGGTAATGGTGGCAATCAAATCCTTTGGCGTTCCCCTAGAGCCTTCGGGGAGAGCGATGTCCAGTTGAAAATGTTGGGGTTCTAGCAGACGAAAAACCCGCTCCACCAAAGGCAGGCCCGCCACCAACCCTGGTGCCTTAAGAATCAATTGGGCTTGGCCGATGGGGGCTTGGGTTTGGGCAAAGAGGGCTTGGGTGGTCCGATCGCCGCGACCGAGGTCTTCTTGTAACCACCGTTGAAGGAGGGGATCAATGACTAACCAAGGGGGTAACAGTGCCATCGCGATTAGGCATCCCCATCGGCATTGTTGTCACTGCTGGGAGAAGCATTATACAAATTGTCGAGGCGCTGCCTGGCATCTTCAACATCTAGCGATCGCACTACCAACAAAGGCTCATTAATGGGTTGACCAAGCTCATCGAGCATCTCTGGATGGGGAGTCGGTCTGGGTCGTTGGGGTTGAGCATTGCGGCTGTTACTCTGAAAATTTGGGTAGACCCTTGTTTCATTACTCAGCATCATAAAGCTACGCACCAGGTTCACCGCGGCGATGGTGGCGATAATTCCAAATGCCAAAATAAACAAGAGATGAAACATGGTTAACCTGTGCCTCGCTTAACAAGCAGCAATTCCGGTGCCGAGAAAGGCTACTTTATTTTTTATTATCTCGAAAAAACAGCCGTCTGGCAAAGGGCGATCGCCCTTGATCCCCAGTCACTGCCCCTAGGAGAATCAAAATTCAATCTTGGGGAGAACGAAGGGAGCTCGCTGGCAAATTGTCCTGAGGCGCAGATGGTAGATCTAGGAGCTCACTCATCAGGGCCGTTAACTTTTGGGCCGCCCCTGCTTCCCCTCGACAAGCCTGGAGCGCCTGGGCGATCGCCGCCAATTTTTCTGGGTGGTCTAAATAATCTAAAACCAACTCTGCGAGGTCTTCAGGATGAAGCTCCCCTAATAACTCCGGCACAATTTCTTTTTTCGCCCAAATATTTGGCCAAGCATAGCGCACCCGGTGTTTACGCACATAGGCTAAAATGCGGCGGTTGAGCCAGCGTACAAACCATGTGCCCACCAGGGGAATTTTTGCGATCAGCCCCGGAATGCCATCCCAAGCCCGCATCGCATCAATTTGCTGGGTCGGCAAGAGCACCAACATCGGTAAACCCAAGGCCCCCAATTCAGCGGTATTCGCCCCAATGGTGGTCAGGCAGAGCTGGCATCGCCTCAGGAAATCAGAGGCAGGAAAGTCTGTAATCAGTTGAATCTTCGCCCCATTGACCATCTGTAGGTAGGCTTGGTTATCTTGATAAGTTAGGTGAATTGGGCATAAACCAAAGGTCTCCACTAGGGGATTTTGTTGGCGATCGCCATAGCGCAACAAAGTCTGAATGGTGATGGTCGGGGCCACAGGGAGCATAAATTGCACCTCTGGACGCTGGTCATGGATAATTGTCGCCGTAGCCAACATCAAAGGGACTCCTTGGGCAAGCTTCATGCCCTTAGAGCCAGGTAGAAAGCCAATCATTGGGTTTGTGCCGCCTTGTTGCTGGTCGACCTGGGAGACATCCACCATGAGATCCCCTACGATGCGACCTTTGGAGCGATATTTAGGCGGGATTTGTTGGAGTACTTGCCGATTCATGACCCCAAAACCATCGATCCAGCGCCACCAGCGAGCCTCCTGCTCGGCATAGATGAGGGTCTTAAAGCCCAGGCGTTTACCAATGACTAGGGGAAAAAATTGATCTCCTCCCAAAAAAAGCACCAACCCCTGGGTAAACCAAGACCAATTTTCTGCGGTTTTGCCCCAGAGAAGAAATGGCAAAAAATGTTGTGCGGCCTGGACCCGGTCAACCTCGGGATAGCTACGGGCGATCGCCGCCTCCCGACCTGTGCTGTGGGAACAAGGGGCGAGAATGATCGAAATACGGGGGAGTGTCCCGAGTTGTTCGCGCACGGCCTTAACCACGGGGCGCACCCAGGTGGTCACTTCCCCGGGGCCGTTGGTCAGGATAACAAGATCGAACGGTTGAGCCATCGTTTTTAGAACCGCCTAAACCTTTTCCTTGGCCAAGGATTTTAGGGGTGTTTTGGGCTGGCTCAAATTCAGGGGTACGCCGGTTTTTTCCAGGCGCAGGGGCGCTGAAACCGTTGATTTTGGATGTTGGTAGAGACGCAGGGTTCCCAATAGTGCTTCCCGCAGGGGGCTCTCGGTTTCCTGCTGCCAACTGAGGTGAAGGAAGGTTTTGAGGGTCTGTTGTTGTTCGGGGGTGAGGCGACGTTCTTGGAGTAGCTGACGGAGCTGCCGAATCGCATATAGACGTCGCACCATACTGCGATCGCCTAAGTCAGCCAAAGACTTTTCAAACTGCTGCAGCGGTGAAGCAGAATTTAAACTGCGGCGTACATTCAACAAAAAAATAATACTAATTAAACTCCCTTGGAGTAATAGGGCGCTAGTGAGCCAAGGATTACCACTCGATTGCCACAGGGCGATCGCCCCGTAGCTGACCAAGACCGCCACACTCCCCCCGACCCCAGCAAGCAATAGACGCCGATAGCGCCCCTGCCAAAGCCGATAGGCTGCTTCGAGATAGGTTTCCCAGGATAGGTCATCGGCCAAGTAGATTGCCCCCATGACAGCGCCCCCTAGGGCGATCGCCAGCATTAGCTGCCACTGCCAGATCCAGAGGCCCAAAACTCCGGCCCCGATCCCAGTAACTTGGCCAGCTCGGGGCCAGTCTATGGCGCGGTTCAAGGCAGACCATTGACGCTGAATATCATTCAGCCGCCGTCGGTTGAATTTCAGTGGAGGAGAGGGGGATCGACGTAAATACTTAGACACAAAACCAGTCTAGGGCACGAACAAAATCAACAGTTATTTTTTCGGGGAGAAAAAATTTCCCTTAAGCATATCGCACTTTCTGGAGGGAGAGAAATGCTTTAACCGCGCCGGAGACCGCTAAACCAGTAGCCCAAGACAAAACCCAAAATCATGGCCCACAGTTGACCGCTGTCAACAAAATTTTGGAAGCCATCCCGAATTTGTCCGAGGACATCGGGATCTTCAACATAGCCCACCTGGGCAATGATGATCTGCTGGGACGACAGTGAGGGGGAATCGGTGGAATTAGCAATCATGGTGCTGACAGGGCTGAGGATAGACTGCTTCTGATTGTACCTGGACAACGACCAGGGTCATATCGTCACCCCCTTTAACTTTGGGATAGGTAAATTTTTCGACCTGAGTGAACAGTTCCTGGACGATCGCCTCGGGGGTTTGACAATTTTGGCAGGCATTTTGAAAAACCCGCACCAGGTTTTCTTCGTCGAAGCGATCGCCATGGGCATTGACCGCATCGGTAAAGCCATCGGTGTAGTAGAGAACGATATCCCCTATTTCTAGCACCACTTTTGCATCTTCATAGGTGGAATCTAAGTCAAGGCCAATGAGCATGCCTTGGGTATCAAGGGTCTCGATTGTTTGGGTTTGGGCACGCCACAACAGGGGCGGATGGTGGGCCGCGTTGCTGTAGGCGAGGGTACGGGTTTTCGGGTCATACTCTGAATAAAACAGGGTGACAAACCGATGGGAATTATCCAAATCAGCATACATAACCCGATTGAGATGTTCGAGAATTTTCGCGGGGCTATGGCGGTTCAACACTTCTGCCCGGAGCATGCCCCTGGTCATGGTCATAATCAAACCAGCGGGAACGCCCTTGCCCATCACATCGCCGATCACAATGCTCCAGGGGACACATTGCACCAGTTTTGGATCATCTTGACGGCGAATCCGGTCGTAATTACTGGGAATAAAGTCGTAGTAATCGCCCCCGACCCGGTAGGCATTGCGGTAGTCGGCGGCGATCGCCAACCCTTTGATTTGGGGACATTCCCTCGGGAGGAGGTGATTTTGAATTTCCGAGGCAATCTCTAATTCTCGGTCTTGTTTTTCTTTGCTGCGGAGCTTGCTAGTCAGGTCATTGTTAGCGATCGCCACCGCCGTTTGGTCAGCCACCAGTTGCACCAGTTTTCGGCGGGTGATGTCCCAACTGTACTGGGGGTCACGGCTAAAGACATAGAGCTTGCCCCGGGTAACATTTTTGACGAGAATCGGTGTACTACAAATTCGAAACTCATTCCCCAGCTGAGTTTGGAGCTTTTCATCCCATTCCAAAGCTTCTTGGGCTGTGCAAATGGACGCCGAGCTATCCCCATTGGCGATCGCCCCTTTGGTTTGCTCAAAAGCCCGACGAATGAGCTGGCAGTCGCCCCCTTCACCACAATAAAATTTTTCTAAGTGAATCTGGCCTTGGGGCTCAAAAAGCACAAGGGCTCCCCCATCCGCATCGACAACCCGGGCCGACATCAGGGGGGTAAGTTCTAAAAATTGATTGAGATTATTAAAGCTCCTTAGGGCAAAACCGAGGGAACTCAAGAGATCTTGAACCTTGGTTTGTTCGCGACTTAGTTTGGCGATTTGCGTCCGTAAAAATTCGACATCTTCGCCAATAGCCGTCTCTAAATGCATCTCTGATGGGTCAGACGCTACCTGTAATTCTGACTCCCGGGCGGCAGGGTCAAAATACTTGGGAGTGGCAAAATTAGAGGCAGAAGGAGTCACAATGATTGATGTCGTGGGGGTAAAAAATCTTGGTGAATAAGGGCACTGGATCGCGATCAGGGAGTCAGTTTTTCGACAACATTACTTATGTCTCGCAACGGCCTATTTTTTGGGCGGCCCCGGAGCTTCCATCGTCTGGAATTGGTCGGGTCGGTTTTTTACGGTTGCTAATTCATAGCTTAGTGGCTGCTATTTTGTCAAGGCATGGTTTGTGGCATTTAGGCATCAAGGTTCAACTGGGCTTGGCGATGGGCCGCATAAACAGCCTGGACGTTGTACCAATTGAGAAAGATGCGGGCTACTTCCAGGGCCAGTTGGGATTTGCCCTGCTGAATGAGCCACCGCAGTAAAGGCTGAAGACGTTTTTCGTTGAGCCACCCTCCCAGGGAAAGAATGCCCCAGAGTAGACGATGAAACCACGTCATTTGGATCATCATCCGCACTTCCCAAGTGGGATGTTTTTGGTAGAAGATAACACCCATTTTGCCCCGTTGAATCTCCTGGTCGATGAGTTGGGGAATTTGCTCAAGGCTAAAGGCGGGATGCCAATGGTAACCAACGGCGGCGGGGCATTTAATCAGTGTCAGTCCCAGTTTTTTTAGACGGACACCGAGTTCGAGGTCTTCCCAGCCATAGAGTTGAAAACCCACATCAAAGAGACCCGCTTCTAAAAGCCATTTACGGGCGATCGCCACATTGCCTGTGGCAAAATAGGCGGCTGAAAAATCAGTTACCTTGAAGGGCTCACGGGTGGGATTGTCAAAATTCGCTGTGTTGATGACGCGACCATAGGTAAAGAGGCGATCGCTTTTTAGTTTTCGTTTCCCCTGGCGTAGTCCTTCCAGGTGAGCCGCTAAAAAAGTCTCTGTGACCACCAGATCACTGTCAATAAAAATAATGATATCGCCCCGGGCCTGTTTAACCCCCAGGTTACGGGCAGCGGCTGCCCCTTTATGGGCCTGTTCAAACAGCCGGACATGGGGATATTGCTGTGCCTCTGTCTGTAGCCAAGCCACTGTACCATCGGTGGAGCCATCATCCACCACCACAACTTCATAACCCCCATTGGCCAGCTCTTCCGGTACCTGTTGCTGCTCAAGGGCCCAGAGACATTTTGTCAAAATCGGCTTGCGGTTATAGGTAGGGATGACAACGCTGATGTAAACCAAATTGCGTACCTGAAACTAGGGAGAAAATAACTGTCCCATTATGCCGGATATACCTAGGGTTTGGGTTGCTCATACTTTGAAGCTGGCGCAAAATATTGGGGCGCCTCGCCCTTGAGTGCTTCCTGCATAAAGGCTCGCCAAATGGGCGCTGCGGCCCCGCCCCCAGTTGTGCCTGTTCCCATGGGACGATAATCATCGTTGCCGATCCACACGGCGGCCGACAGTTGGGGGACATAACCGACAAACCACACATCTCGTTCTGCTGAGGTCGTGCCTGTTTTGCCGGCGGCAGGGCGATCGCCTAAACTCGCCGACCGACCAGTCCCACTGGTAATCACCCCTTGGAGGACACTATTAAGAGAAGCCGTCGCCCAGGGATCTAAAACCAAACGAGGCTGGGGAGTGTTATCCAACAGTACATTTCCTTGACTATCGGTCACCCGTAGAATCATTGTGGTTTCACTCTGCCAGCCATTGTTCGCGAAGGTGGCATAGGCACTGGCCATTTCAAGGGGGCTGATCCCTACGGCACCGAGGGGGAGAGAGACGACAGGCTGGAGCGGACTCTTGATTCCCAACAGACGACAAATCTCAATTACCTTGTCGAGACCCACTGCCCTCCCCAGTTTCACCGCAGGGACATTCTTAGAAACGACGAGGGTATCGTACAAACTCATTGTTCCCGAAAAATCCCCTCCGTAGTTCTGGGGCGCATAGGTGCCACTCCCATCGGGATAACTCACTGGACTATCGTCGATAGTAGTAAAAGGTGTGTATTTACCGCTGGCGAAAGCAGCATAGTAGACGAATGGTTTAAACGCAGAACCTGGCTGCCGCTGGGATTGAATGGCACGGTTAAACTGACTTTCTTGATAGTCGCGACCCCCGATCAAGACTTTGACAAAATGGGTACGCGGATCAACGGCGGCCACGGCAATCTGGTCCGCCCGGAGCCCCCGATTGCGAGCCTGCTGAAAACTATTTTGGACGATGGTCTCGGTGCGCCGCTGCAGGTCAAGATCAAGGGTCGTCTGGACTTGCATGCCCCCTTTTCGGACAAGTTCTTCCCCGAAGCGTGCGGTCAACTCTTCCACAACAGCTTGGGTAATGTAGGGAGAAGCGCTGGCAAGCCAAGCTGTTGGTCTGCCTACCAGGAGGGGTTCTTTGGCAGCGGCCTCTGCTTGTGCGGGGGTAATCCACCCCAGATCTCGCATCCGGTTTAACACGATGAGTTGCCGTTGTTTGGTCTGTTGGTAGTTACGGAAGGGACTATATTCTTCAGGGGCTTGAATCATCCCTGCCATCACTGCAGCCTCAGCGAGGGTGAGGTCAGCGGCAGATTTATTGAAATAGGATTCGGCGGCAGTTTCAACACCGTAGTTGTTGTGTCCCCAGTAGATGTTATTGAGATACATCTCCAGGATTTCATCTTTGGTAAAGCTCTGCTCAATGCGTAGGGCCAATATGGTTTCGGCCAGTTTACGGTTATAGGTACGGTCTTGGGCAAGGAAGAGATTTTTCACCAACTGCATGGTGATGGTCGAAGCGCCTTCGGTAATCCCCCCGGCTTGGAGGTTAGAGATGATTGCCCGGCCAATACTGGTGGGGTTGATCCCATTGTGTTGGTAAAAGTGGCTGTCTTCGATCGCCAAAATCGCTAATTTCAGGTCCGAAGAAACCTCGGGAAGAGTCGTATTTCTGCGGTTGGCTTCTCCGTGGAGACTGAGAAGGACTTTGCCGTTAATGTCGTAAATATAGCTAGTTTCGGTGGGCACGTAAGTCTTGAGGGTGCGCACATCGGGGAGATTGCGGAAACTGATGGCCAGCCCCACCAGCCCCCCAGCGGCGATCGCACTCCCCAATAACGTGCAGGTGATCATTGTGCCCACAGCCTTCTGGCAGACACCTTGGAAAAAGCCCTGGGGCGATCGCTCAGCCTGAGCCTGGGGACGGGACATTTTCTTTGTTTTGTGCCGGACGGTGCTAGATGACAAGGGCGTTAACCTCTAATGGTTCGGGAGACTGGAGCAGACAGGCTGGGGGCGCCGCAAAAAAGGAGATCGATTCGAGGCTTGACGGTGGTTTCTGCCCAAAATTTTAACAAGGGAAACCTGCTTTTTGACGGACTAAGACCATCGGCCAAAAAAATAATCCCTGCTTCGAATCAAGCAAGGATCACCATAGCCAGTCTCGATGGCAGTCGAGACGGCTTTTTATTCCATGCCGAGGTCATTGCCGCGCTTGTACTGGAGGTAAGCAGCCACGAACAAACCCGCAAGGGTAACGGGGATCAGGCCTAACACGATGCCGAGTAAAAGGGGTTCAATCACAGAAATTCTCCTTTGGCGGTAATTTTAAAACGCA
The nucleotide sequence above comes from [Synechococcus] sp. NIES-970. Encoded proteins:
- the priA gene encoding primosomal protein N' — encoded protein: MVWLEVLVDCGYTQGLFTYAIPPELTVVSGDIVSVGFGAQQVGAIAIRLTPDPPQGLDPQQIRPITGIIARGFFSAHYWQLLLQVADYYQSDVMTVVRLALPPGLLRRSQPRVRLLKTALNAHDLEPLSGPAQQLLDLLQRGSGKDYSVRHLQRQVKSVYRGIQELEKWGLVERYLAAPQVVRGQRRKSVTYVGEQEGITKRQREILMVLRYGGGEMWLAELVGTAKTTAATVEKLEKLGCVTIAAREKLRLHQAPEHHRDCPKILTTAQQRALQTIQKIQGYGEVLLHGVTGSGKTEVYLQAIAPVLTQQKSALVLVPEIGLTPQLVDRFRARFGDRVLTYHSGLSDGERYDTWRQMLRPDSQIIIGTRSAIFAPLPDVGIIILDEEHDSSYKQDQPAPCYHARTVARWRSQQENCPLILGSATPDLDTWVQFQGHPDPQHHYLALPERVQARPLPPVTIVDMRHELRLGNRSLFSQSLRQALERITQTQEQGILFVARRGHSTFVSCRSCGYVMECPHCDVSLSYHYVQPGSTPVLRCHYCDHTQIQPKHCPSCESPYFKFFGNGTQKVFQAIAQEFPQLRCLRFDSDTTKRKGAHRDLLGQFARGEADILLGTQMLTKGLDVAQVTLVGIIAADGLLHQSDFRAAERTFQTLTQVAGRAGRGAEPGQVILQTYSPEHPVIQAVKSHDYLTFAQREVLQRQELDYPPFGKLVLLRFSGENQDQVRHTAEAIAEQCFSLLMPEDELLGPVPANVLRVARRYRWQVVLKFPQGKQVLPDLTFLRELCPRNVSLSINVDPLYLD
- the nadC gene encoding nicotinate-nucleotide pyrophosphorylase; amino-acid sequence: MALLPPWLVIDPLLQRWLQEDLGRGDRTTQALFAQTQAPIGQAQLILKAPGLVAGLPLVERVFRLLEPQHFQLDIALPEGSRGTPKDLIATITAPLDILLMGERVALNILMPLGGIATETAKYVEKIADLPAQLVDTRKTTPGLRLLEKYAVQVGGGKNHRFGLDDAVMIKDNHIQAAGGITQAIALVRQNMPYPLTIEVEAETPDQAFEAVLAGADILMLDNMAVAQMAALIPQLRAKNPRLKLEASGNITLETLRDVALTGVDYISTSATITRAPWLDISMKITA
- a CDS encoding hypothetical protein (conserved hypothetical protein); translation: MFHLLFILAFGIIATIAAVNLVRSFMMLSNETRVYPNFQSNSRNAQPQRPRPTPHPEMLDELGQPINEPLLVVRSLDVEDARQRLDNLYNASPSSDNNADGDA
- the lpxB_1 gene encoding lipid A disaccharide synthetase, yielding MAQPFDLVILTNGPGEVTTWVRPVVKAVREQLGTLPRISIILAPCSHSTGREAAIARSYPEVDRVQAAQHFLPFLLWGKTAENWSWFTQGLVLFLGGDQFFPLVIGKRLGFKTLIYAEQEARWWRWIDGFGVMNRQVLQQIPPKYRSKGRIVGDLMVDVSQVDQQQGGTNPMIGFLPGSKGMKLAQGVPLMLATATIIHDQRPEVQFMLPVAPTITIQTLLRYGDRQQNPLVETFGLCPIHLTYQDNQAYLQMVNGAKIQLITDFPASDFLRRCQLCLTTIGANTAELGALGLPMLVLLPTQQIDAMRAWDGIPGLIAKIPLVGTWFVRWLNRRILAYVRKHRVRYAWPNIWAKKEIVPELLGELHPEDLAELVLDYLDHPEKLAAIAQALQACRGEAGAAQKLTALMSELLDLPSAPQDNLPASSLRSPQD
- a CDS encoding hypothetical protein (conserved hypothetical membrane protein), whose translation is MSKYLRRSPSPPLKFNRRRLNDIQRQWSALNRAIDWPRAGQVTGIGAGVLGLWIWQWQLMLAIALGGAVMGAIYLADDLSWETYLEAAYRLWQGRYRRLLLAGVGGSVAVLVSYGAIALWQSSGNPWLTSALLLQGSLISIIFLLNVRRSLNSASPLQQFEKSLADLGDRSMVRRLYAIRQLRQLLQERRLTPEQQQTLKTFLHLSWQQETESPLREALLGTLRLYQHPKSTVSAPLRLEKTGVPLNLSQPKTPLKSLAKEKV
- a CDS encoding hypothetical protein (conserved hypothetical protein), with the protein product MIANSTDSPSLSSQQIIIAQVGYVEDPDVLGQIRDGFQNFVDSGQLWAMILGFVLGYWFSGLRRG
- a CDS encoding sigma factor SibG regulation protein RsbU encodes the protein MTPSASNFATPKYFDPAARESELQVASDPSEMHLETAIGEDVEFLRTQIAKLSREQTKVQDLLSSLGFALRSFNNLNQFLELTPLMSARVVDADGGALVLFEPQGQIHLEKFYCGEGGDCQLIRRAFEQTKGAIANGDSSASICTAQEALEWDEKLQTQLGNEFRICSTPILVKNVTRGKLYVFSRDPQYSWDITRRKLVQLVADQTAVAIANNDLTSKLRSKEKQDRELEIASEIQNHLLPRECPQIKGLAIAADYRNAYRVGGDYYDFIPSNYDRIRRQDDPKLVQCVPWSIVIGDVMGKGVPAGLIMTMTRGMLRAEVLNRHSPAKILEHLNRVMYADLDNSHRFVTLFYSEYDPKTRTLAYSNAAHHPPLLWRAQTQTIETLDTQGMLIGLDLDSTYEDAKVVLEIGDIVLYYTDGFTDAVNAHGDRFDEENLVRVFQNACQNCQTPEAIVQELFTQVEKFTYPKVKGGDDMTLVVVQVQSEAVYPQPCQHHDC
- a CDS encoding glycosyl transferase, family 2, which translates into the protein MVYISVVIPTYNRKPILTKCLWALEQQQVPEELANGGYEVVVVDDGSTDGTVAWLQTEAQQYPHVRLFEQAHKGAAAARNLGVKQARGDIIIFIDSDLVVTETFLAAHLEGLRQGKRKLKSDRLFTYGRVINTANFDNPTREPFKVTDFSAAYFATGNVAIARKWLLEAGLFDVGFQLYGWEDLELGVRLKKLGLTLIKCPAAVGYHWHPAFSLEQIPQLIDQEIQRGKMGVIFYQKHPTWEVRMMIQMTWFHRLLWGILSLGGWLNEKRLQPLLRWLIQQGKSQLALEVARIFLNWYNVQAVYAAHRQAQLNLDA
- the mrcA gene encoding penicillin-binding protein 1B, giving the protein MSRPQAQAERSPQGFFQGVCQKAVGTMITCTLLGSAIAAGGLVGLAISFRNLPDVRTLKTYVPTETSYIYDINGKVLLSLHGEANRRNTTLPEVSSDLKLAILAIEDSHFYQHNGINPTSIGRAIISNLQAGGITEGASTITMQLVKNLFLAQDRTYNRKLAETILALRIEQSFTKDEILEMYLNNIYWGHNNYGVETAAESYFNKSAADLTLAEAAVMAGMIQAPEEYSPFRNYQQTKQRQLIVLNRMRDLGWITPAQAEAAAKEPLLVGRPTAWLASASPYITQAVVEELTARFGEELVRKGGMQVQTTLDLDLQRRTETIVQNSFQQARNRGLRADQIAVAAVDPRTHFVKVLIGGRDYQESQFNRAIQSQRQPGSAFKPFVYYAAFASGKYTPFTTIDDSPVSYPDGSGTYAPQNYGGDFSGTMSLYDTLVVSKNVPAVKLGRAVGLDKVIEICRLLGIKSPLQPVVSLPLGAVGISPLEMASAYATFANNGWQSETTMILRVTDSQGNVLLDNTPQPRLVLDPWATASLNSVLQGVITSGTGRSASLGDRPAAGKTGTTSAERDVWFVGYVPQLSAAVWIGNDDYRPMGTGTTGGGAAAPIWRAFMQEALKGEAPQYFAPASKYEQPKP
- the petG gene encoding cytochrome b6-f complex subunit 5: MIEPLLLGIVLGLIPVTLAGLFVAAYLQYKRGNDLGME